The Daucus carota subsp. sativus chromosome 9, DH1 v3.0, whole genome shotgun sequence genome window below encodes:
- the LOC108202135 gene encoding root phototropism protein 3 — protein sequence MCTEREAEKPSRRLVFRKKGNRCVIYPENAVLVATSIEKRLHSRCVQTNVVCDFIIQINETTFHLHKLPMVSRSGYINRLVFQRTSTGETASSIRIDNVPGGYKIFELVVKFCYGMKVELTAPNIAPLYCAANLLEMSDDFEQGNLIEKTEHFLSFVIFSSWKDTIRILRSCETITSCARELGILKRCAESIAWKVSIDSHAIKCGGIEFQCLELLENEYNSNPENLHDGWWFKDLLLLRIDHFTEVILSCKRKGIRSELVGSCIALWTAKWLSRISLQFDNLSHKNLTVRLYRITIRSLIALLPEDDNSVSYNFLLHLFKLGQVVKLDSKVLMKLERRLAVMLVNCDPYELLIKNYRHGDTSYDVGIVCKVAEAYVSLHSVKPLTLQVVGRLIDEYLTLVARDDNLPPKVFQSLIEALPKSCRTCDNHLYRAIDMYLKAHPSLTEEERNGLCRAIEYNKLSQEARSHALRNDRLPLNIITRFILLEQVKVTSSMTTAGSDYYRTKSQTIMKVTKNMGQKMLNSLNDLKSMKLEVEAMKEKLSNLQTCSAMLYSRAKQCAKV from the exons ATGTGTACTGAACGTGAGGCAGAGAAACCATCTCGCAGGCTGGTTTTCAGGAAGAAAGGTAACCGATGTGTCATCTATCCAGAAAATGCAGTTCTTGTTGCAACATCTATAGAAAAAAGACTACACTCTCG GTGTGTTCAGACTAATGTTGTTTGCGACTTCATTATACAGATAAATGAAACTACCTTTCACTTGCACAAG CTACCCATGGTTTCCAGAAGTGGATATATAAATAGGCTGGTATTTCAGAGAACAAGCACCGGAGAGACAGCTTCTAGTATTCGTATTGACAACGTTCCAGGAGGATACAAAATTTTTGAATTGGTGGTGAAGTTCTGTTATGGAATGAAGGTGGAATTAACAGCACCTAACATAGCCCCACTTTATTGTGCTGCAAATTTGTTGGAAATGAGTGATGATTTTGAACAAGGAAACCTCATAGAGAAAACGGAGCATTTTTTGAGTTTTGTCATCTTCTCATCATGGAAAGACACAATTCGCATTCTTAGAAGCTGTGAAACAATCACTTCATGTGCCAGAGAATTAGGAATCTTGAAGCGCTGCGCAGAATCTATTGCTTGGAAGGTATCTATTGACTCACACGCCATTAAATGCGGAGGTATTGAGTTCCAGTGCCTTGAACTTTTAGAAAACGAATATAACTCTAATCCTGAAAATTTACATGATGGTTGGTGGTTTAAAGACCTCTTGCTCCTCCGGATAGATCATTTCACCGAAGTGATTCTCTCGTGTAAAAGAAAAGGCATAAGATCAGAGCTTGTTGGATCATGCATCGCTCTTTGGACAGCAAAGTGGCTTTCCAGAATCTCACTCCAGTTTGACAATCTGAGTCACAAAAACTTAACAGTCCGGCTATATAGAATAACAATCAGAAGTTTAATAGCATTGCTTCCTGAAGACGACAATTCAGTTTCCTACAATTTCCTACTCCATCTTTTCAAATTAGGCCAGGTTGTCAAGCTTGATTCTAAAGTGCTAATGAAGCTCGAAAGAAGGCTAGCAGTCATGCTAGTAAATTGTGATCCCTACGAACTACTGATTAAGAACTACAGACATGGAGACACATCATATGATGTCGGAATTGTTTGTAAAGTGGCAGAGGCCTATGTTTCACTCCATTCTGTTAAACCTTTAACACTACAGGTGGTTGGAAGATTGATTGATGAATATCTTACACTAGTTGCACGCGATGACAATCTCCCACCAAAAGTTTTTCAGTCACTCATAGAAGCATTGCCGAAAAGTTGTCGTACTTGTGACAATCACCTATATAGAGCCATTGATATGTACCTCAAG GCACATCCTAGCTTGacagaagaagaaagaaatggTCTCTGCAGAGCCATTGAATACAACAAACTATCACAAGAAGCGCGGAGTCATGCCTTGAGAAATGACCGGCTGCCATTAAACATCATCACGCGTTTTATTCTTCTTGAACAAGTTAAAGTAACAAGTTCCATGACAACTGCTGGATCAGACTACTACAGAACAAAGTCGCAAACAATTATGAAAGTCACAAAGAACATGGGCCAGAAAATGTTGAACTCTCTCAACGATTTGAAGAgcatgaaactagaagttgaggCCATGAAGGAGAAGCTCAGCAATTTGCAGACTTGCAGTGCAATGCTCTATAGTCGAGCAAAACAATGCGCTAAAGTTTGA